The following is a genomic window from Bacillus sp. FJAT-52991.
GATTTTTCGAAAATCAAAAATTTGCTCTTCTTTCTTAGTACGCCACTTGAATGGCTCATTTACTTTTTGATTGTTCTTTTCGGTTTATCTCATCGTTTTGAAAAATGGGCGAAAGAAACAGCGCGTATTACTTTTTTACAAACATCGATTTATTTGTTTTATTTATCTGTTTTTACTTTTGCTATCACATTTCCGCTACAATACATTGGCTTTCATTTTTCTAAAGTCTACAATATCTCCGCCCAAACTTTTTCTCAATGGATGAAGGATGAATGGATTGATTTTTGGATTGGCTATGGTTTGATGATGATTCTGGTCTTTGTGATGTACGAGCTGATGAAAAAGTTCAAAAAAAGATGGTGGCTGGCGGCTTGGACATTGTTTGTGCCTTTTACTATTTTTTTAATGTATGTCCAGCCGATCTTTATTGATCCACTCTACAATGATTTTTATCCGTTAAAAGATAAACAGTTAGAAGCAAAAATTTTATCCTTAGCTGATCAAGCGGATATTCCAGCCAATCATGTGTATGAAGTGAATATGTCAAAAAAGACGCATGCTTTAAATGCTTATGTCACTGGAATTGGTAGCAATGCTCGCATTGTTTTATGGGATACGACGTTAAATAAGCTAAATAAAGATGAGATTTTGTTTGTGATGGCTCATGAAATGGCTCACTATGTGAAAAAGCATATTTATATTGGCATAGCGAGTTATTTAATTCTTGCCTTTATCGGTTTCTGGCTAATAGCTAAAATGATGGAACGGTTGATCAACCGGCATGGGGAAAAGTTAAATGTAACTAATATTGCCCAATTGAGAACGTTACCGTTAATTTTTATGATGATTTCGATGCTTTCGTTTGTCGCCAGTCCATTTTCAAATGTACTTTCTCGATTTGAAGAGAAGCAGTCTGATGCGTATGCGATTGAAATGACAGGAAACAAAACAGCAGCTATTAGTGCTTTTCAAAAGCTCGCAAAGGAAGGTCTGTCAGAAGTGAAACCACCATTGCTTGTCAAGATTTTTCGTTATGGCCATCCTTCTATGGCTGAAAGGATCTATACCATTGAAACTTATCCATTGAAAGAAATGAAGGAGGAAAGGAAAAATAAATAAGGGCATATCTAGAACATACTGATAAGTGCCGGGATTCCTCTTTTTAAGAGGGGGCTCGGCACTTATCTTAAGTTAATTTCTGTTCTTATGCATTATAGGAGATTT
Proteins encoded in this region:
- a CDS encoding M48 family metallopeptidase, translated to MKIKWAAIVIVGYLLFSAFMYYYLFVMSTGDLPDIYKGTSADPSTFLSEKERSLSGDFSKIKNLLFFLSTPLEWLIYFLIVLFGLSHRFEKWAKETARITFLQTSIYLFYLSVFTFAITFPLQYIGFHFSKVYNISAQTFSQWMKDEWIDFWIGYGLMMILVFVMYELMKKFKKRWWLAAWTLFVPFTIFLMYVQPIFIDPLYNDFYPLKDKQLEAKILSLADQADIPANHVYEVNMSKKTHALNAYVTGIGSNARIVLWDTTLNKLNKDEILFVMAHEMAHYVKKHIYIGIASYLILAFIGFWLIAKMMERLINRHGEKLNVTNIAQLRTLPLIFMMISMLSFVASPFSNVLSRFEEKQSDAYAIEMTGNKTAAISAFQKLAKEGLSEVKPPLLVKIFRYGHPSMAERIYTIETYPLKEMKEERKNK